Proteins encoded in a region of the Oscillospiraceae bacterium MB24-C1 genome:
- a CDS encoding hydroxyacid dehydrogenase, translating into MANILITEQIDSVGPSLLEKAGHTIIRMETREQSELAEKIKDADAVIVRILDMPAEIISDAPRLKIIAKHGVGLDNIDLNAAKEAGVAVTITPSANSLSVAEHAVSLMLALSKNIPHVPDQYREIGFAAKNCAPGVEVSGKTLGLIGCGQIGSRFAQIAAGGFGMRVLVYDPYISEVPLGCELISDRDRIFKESDFISLHCVLCQETFRSVGQREFDMMKPDAIFINCGRGPLVDESALIRALQDGKIRGAGLDVTEKEPCDPASPLFSMPNVILTPHYAPTTIEAAARVSKIAAENVIAFLGNGDVVGRIV; encoded by the coding sequence ATGGCAAATATTCTGATTACCGAACAGATTGACTCTGTTGGCCCGTCCCTGTTGGAAAAGGCCGGACATACCATTATCCGGATGGAAACAAGGGAGCAGTCCGAGCTGGCTGAAAAAATAAAGGACGCCGATGCGGTGATTGTGCGCATTCTGGATATGCCTGCGGAAATCATCAGCGACGCCCCTCGGCTCAAAATCATCGCCAAGCATGGCGTTGGCCTTGATAATATTGATCTAAACGCGGCAAAAGAGGCTGGCGTTGCGGTGACCATTACCCCAAGTGCGAACAGCCTTTCGGTCGCGGAGCATGCCGTTTCCCTCATGTTGGCTCTTTCCAAGAACATTCCCCATGTACCCGACCAATATCGGGAGATCGGTTTTGCAGCTAAAAATTGTGCGCCCGGTGTGGAGGTTTCCGGCAAGACGCTGGGGCTTATCGGCTGTGGGCAAATCGGTAGCCGATTCGCCCAAATAGCGGCAGGTGGCTTTGGCATGAGGGTGCTGGTATACGACCCCTATATCTCGGAGGTACCACTAGGTTGTGAACTTATTTCCGACAGGGATCGCATCTTTAAAGAATCTGATTTTATTTCGCTGCACTGTGTGCTTTGTCAGGAGACCTTCCGCAGCGTTGGGCAACGGGAGTTTGATATGATGAAACCGGATGCCATTTTCATCAACTGCGGACGTGGGCCACTGGTGGATGAGTCTGCACTGATTCGGGCGCTACAAGATGGAAAAATCCGTGGCGCTGGTCTGGACGTGACCGAAAAAGAGCCCTGTGACCCCGCTAGCCCGCTGTTTTCGATGCCCAATGTTATCCTGACGCCGCATTATGCCCCCACTACGATTGAAGCCGCCGCCCGTGTGTCAAAAATTGCAGCGGAAAATGTCATCGCTTTTCTCGGAAATGGCGATGTGGTTGGACGGATTGTTTAG
- the plsY gene encoding glycerol-3-phosphate 1-O-acyltransferase PlsY — MYNAGLFWVLVLLSSGFAYLIGSISFSILFTRIFYDVDIRTLGSGNAGLTNVLRSVGWQAGVLTLLFDFLKGAASVIVGRVIFQYYCQQSGTPAYFQQYGVLIAGLMCVIGHVYPLYFHFKGGKGILTSAAVVAFFDWRVFSVVFIVFAVVFTVSKIVSLSSIIAAFSFPLAHCLILSFWDYRIGSSPYGTLPLSYLWITTALAAVFSSLLIYKHSANIERLKNRTEKKFTLKR, encoded by the coding sequence ATGTATAACGCAGGGTTATTCTGGGTTTTGGTGCTGCTTTCGTCCGGCTTTGCATATCTAATCGGAAGCATCAGTTTTTCGATTCTATTTACGCGGATTTTTTATGATGTGGACATCCGAACGCTCGGCAGCGGCAACGCCGGACTGACAAATGTGCTGCGCTCGGTCGGGTGGCAAGCGGGTGTTTTGACGCTCTTGTTTGATTTTTTGAAAGGAGCGGCATCCGTTATAGTGGGCAGGGTGATTTTTCAGTACTATTGCCAGCAAAGCGGCACGCCCGCCTATTTTCAGCAGTACGGCGTGCTGATCGCCGGGCTGATGTGCGTAATCGGGCATGTCTATCCGCTTTATTTTCATTTTAAAGGCGGGAAAGGGATTCTGACCTCTGCCGCGGTGGTCGCTTTTTTTGACTGGCGGGTGTTTTCGGTTGTTTTTATTGTGTTTGCGGTTGTGTTCACGGTCTCAAAAATTGTCTCGCTTTCCTCAATCATTGCGGCGTTTAGCTTTCCGTTGGCGCATTGTCTGATTCTTTCTTTCTGGGATTACCGCATCGGCAGTTCGCCTTACGGCACGCTTCCGCTTTCTTATTTGTGGATTACGACCGCTCTGGCAGCGGTGTTCTCCAGCTTGCTGATCTATAAGCACAGCGCCAATATTGAGCGCCTGAAAAATAGGACAGAAAAAAAATTTACATTAAAACGATAA
- a CDS encoding DUF1667 domain-containing protein has translation MLKEITCIGCPIGCRISAVLENGEIQSISGYSCNVGKKYAQEELTAPKRMVTALMTVRGSRHPLPVKTSQPIDKSKIFDCLNEIAGHTVSLPVHIGDVVLPGVCGSNVNIVATKELL, from the coding sequence ATGCTAAAAGAAATCACATGTATCGGCTGTCCGATAGGCTGCCGTATTTCAGCGGTTCTGGAAAATGGCGAAATCCAGTCAATCAGCGGGTATAGCTGCAATGTCGGGAAAAAATATGCGCAAGAGGAGCTGACCGCACCCAAAAGAATGGTGACAGCGCTCATGACGGTGCGGGGTAGCCGCCATCCGCTGCCGGTCAAAACCTCCCAACCAATTGATAAATCCAAAATTTTCGACTGTTTAAACGAAATTGCAGGGCATACGGTTTCCCTGCCGGTGCATATCGGGGATGTTGTGCTACCCGGCGTGTGCGGCTCTAACGTAAATATCGTCGCGACAAAAGAACTGCTGTAA
- a CDS encoding fumarylacetoacetate hydrolase family protein has translation MRLATIKQDGAEIAGIVTATGIFPITALNAAKGTAWKTEMYELICAEQIPGLTAWYNEGGKAELEKLPGTVTYDKVIYGPLYRNPPRIFGIGLNYADHAGDLGENAPVGFPGSFYKPASCITGPGSDIKIPALPEAQKSTAEAELGIIIGKACKFIEEKDWKDYIVGYTTVLDMTEESILRQNPRFLTLVKGFDTFFSFGPQLVTPDEVEDVLALEVQSVHNGEIHAKNIVRNMTHKPARLVSLVSHMQGWLPGDILSTGTPRAFHIQDGDTAECRIYGPDGFVMEPLVNPVVDLKLHPEKQ, from the coding sequence ATGAGACTTGCGACCATTAAGCAGGACGGCGCAGAAATTGCCGGTATTGTCACCGCCACCGGCATATTCCCGATCACCGCGCTGAACGCCGCCAAGGGTACCGCATGGAAAACCGAAATGTATGAGCTAATCTGTGCCGAACAGATTCCCGGGCTGACTGCATGGTATAATGAAGGCGGCAAGGCGGAGCTGGAAAAGCTCCCTGGAACCGTTACATACGACAAGGTTATCTATGGCCCGCTTTACCGCAACCCGCCGCGCATTTTTGGCATCGGCCTCAACTACGCCGACCACGCTGGAGATCTAGGCGAGAATGCGCCGGTTGGTTTCCCGGGCAGCTTTTATAAGCCCGCCTCTTGCATTACCGGGCCGGGTAGCGACATTAAGATTCCGGCATTGCCTGAAGCGCAGAAATCGACCGCCGAGGCCGAACTTGGAATCATCATCGGCAAGGCTTGTAAATTCATCGAGGAAAAGGACTGGAAGGATTATATCGTCGGCTATACTACCGTGCTGGACATGACCGAAGAGTCGATTTTACGTCAGAATCCCCGCTTTTTGACGCTGGTTAAGGGCTTTGATACCTTCTTTAGCTTTGGCCCGCAGCTTGTCACCCCCGACGAGGTGGAAGACGTGTTGGCTCTGGAGGTTCAGTCGGTTCATAATGGTGAAATCCACGCCAAAAACATTGTCCGTAACATGACCCACAAGCCCGCCCGTCTGGTTAGCCTTGTCTCGCATATGCAGGGCTGGTTGCCCGGTGATATTCTTTCCACCGGCACGCCCCGCGCCTTTCATATTCAGGATGGCGACACTGCCGAATGCCGAATCTATGGCCCGGACGGCTTTGTCATGGAGCCGCTGGTCAACCCCGTTGTCGACCTGAAGCTTCACCCGGAAAAGCAGTAA
- a CDS encoding alpha/beta hydrolase — MSYYYFENKKVYYNESGEGTPLLLLHGNTASSKMFSEVAKEYKTEFKVVLIDFLGHGESDRLQKFPVDLWFYEAEQVIAFLREKNYSNVNIIGSSGGALAAINVALEAPELVSKVIADSFEGETPLKSFIENAKADREFSKQDENTKMFYACMHGSDWEQVVDNDTDAIIRHSKEIGVFFHKPLHFLKAKILLTGSKADEFISTISPNYFENVYGGMVKKFKHGKIHLFDTGGHPAMLTNPKDFYELSMDFFRR; from the coding sequence ATGAGCTATTATTATTTTGAAAACAAAAAAGTATATTATAACGAATCTGGTGAAGGTACACCGTTGCTACTTCTGCATGGCAATACCGCTTCTTCAAAGATGTTTTCTGAAGTTGCAAAGGAATATAAAACAGAGTTCAAAGTAGTCTTAATCGATTTCTTAGGCCATGGAGAATCAGATAGATTGCAAAAATTTCCGGTCGATTTGTGGTTTTACGAAGCTGAACAGGTCATAGCATTTTTACGCGAAAAGAATTATTCAAATGTAAATATCATTGGGAGTAGTGGGGGCGCATTAGCTGCAATTAATGTAGCATTAGAAGCGCCCGAACTTGTAAGCAAGGTGATTGCAGATAGTTTTGAAGGAGAAACTCCACTCAAATCTTTCATTGAAAATGCTAAGGCTGATAGAGAATTTTCTAAGCAAGATGAAAACACGAAAATGTTTTATGCATGTATGCATGGCTCTGATTGGGAACAGGTTGTTGATAACGATACCGATGCCATTATTCGGCACAGCAAAGAAATAGGCGTTTTTTTTCACAAGCCTTTACATTTTCTAAAAGCGAAGATACTCTTAACCGGCAGCAAAGCAGATGAATTTATATCCACCATATCTCCTAATTACTTTGAAAACGTTTATGGCGGAATGGTTAAAAAATTCAAACACGGAAAAATCCATTTGTTTGATACAGGTGGACACCCTGCAATGCTTACAAATCCAAAAGATTTTTATGAGCTGAGTATGGATTTTTTTAGAAGATAG
- a CDS encoding DUF4080 domain-containing protein, which translates to MTGTVVFSVLNAKYVHASPAPWCLAAGVKAFAPHLYSRVHIVEATINQPPEDVLQRIVSLAPSIVGFSCYLWNVNTTLALCTALKQALPDVVIVLGGPEVSYRAENVLQNHTQVDYILAGEGEENMPAFLAAVFAQGEPVILSESAQQMIAGLCGRRADGTIYENEPCVLHGAVPSPLTAGYAEAVQGRIAYFETSRGCPYTCAFCLSGRCGVPRFFELEAVFGDLLRLANSGTQTIKFVDRTFNANAGHANKILQFILAHYGKEIPQGICFHFEIAGDILREETFSLLGQMPAGAVQLEIGMQSFCERTLEAVNRKTNTAILQANIRRLVAMGNMHIHIDLIAGLPFENLVVFAESFNTGYALGAQMLQLGFLKLLYGSPMRSLPQDYPCEFDQNAPYEVRTTPWLSAEDFALLHRTEDAVERVYNSGRFRQTADYVLKASGLTPFEFYTGLGVASQKAGVGWRIALDDYTAVLKDYCASLNHVDGEVLRDMMVRDRLSTNATGRLPACLYRRDEELSRAIKRLGAHPETAPKKGVRRGIALLYAANALCWADYIPEEKNLVTGRWALHEMPLGEILAQYTKKR; encoded by the coding sequence ATGACAGGTACCGTGGTGTTCAGTGTTTTAAATGCAAAATATGTCCATGCGTCGCCAGCGCCGTGGTGCTTGGCGGCAGGTGTTAAAGCGTTTGCACCACATCTATATAGCCGCGTGCATATTGTGGAAGCGACCATCAATCAGCCCCCCGAGGATGTGCTGCAACGTATCGTGTCTCTTGCGCCTAGTATTGTTGGATTTTCGTGCTATCTGTGGAATGTTAATACCACGCTGGCGCTATGCACCGCGCTAAAACAGGCTTTGCCAGATGTGGTGATTGTTTTAGGTGGGCCGGAAGTAAGCTATCGTGCTGAAAATGTGCTGCAAAACCATACACAGGTCGATTATATTTTAGCGGGCGAAGGCGAAGAGAACATGCCCGCATTTTTAGCAGCCGTTTTTGCGCAGGGGGAGCCAGTGATTTTGTCCGAATCGGCGCAGCAGATGATTGCCGGTCTTTGCGGGCGGCGTGCCGACGGCACGATATATGAAAATGAGCCGTGTGTGCTACATGGAGCCGTTCCCTCACCGCTGACAGCCGGCTATGCCGAAGCGGTACAGGGGCGCATCGCTTACTTTGAAACAAGCCGTGGTTGCCCGTACACCTGTGCGTTTTGCCTATCGGGGCGGTGTGGTGTTCCGCGCTTTTTTGAATTGGAGGCCGTTTTTGGGGACTTATTGCGCCTTGCCAACAGCGGTACGCAAACCATAAAATTCGTCGACCGAACCTTTAACGCTAATGCTGGTCATGCCAATAAAATTTTGCAGTTCATTTTGGCACATTACGGAAAGGAAATCCCGCAGGGAATCTGCTTTCATTTTGAAATTGCAGGCGACATTTTGCGAGAGGAGACCTTTTCACTCCTTGGGCAGATGCCCGCGGGCGCGGTTCAGCTGGAAATTGGCATGCAGTCGTTTTGTGAAAGAACGCTAGAGGCGGTAAACCGCAAAACAAACACGGCTATTTTACAAGCCAATATTCGCCGTCTTGTGGCGATGGGCAATATGCATATTCACATTGACCTGATCGCCGGATTACCCTTTGAGAATCTGGTTGTATTTGCGGAAAGCTTTAACACGGGCTATGCGCTTGGCGCGCAGATGTTGCAGCTTGGTTTTTTAAAATTATTGTACGGCAGCCCCATGCGCAGCCTGCCGCAAGATTATCCGTGTGAATTTGACCAGAACGCACCCTATGAGGTGCGGACGACCCCGTGGCTCTCAGCCGAGGATTTTGCGCTGCTGCACCGAACCGAGGATGCTGTAGAGCGTGTTTATAACAGTGGACGGTTTCGCCAAACGGCGGATTATGTGCTAAAAGCCAGCGGACTGACCCCGTTTGAGTTTTATACCGGTCTGGGCGTCGCCTCCCAAAAAGCGGGTGTTGGTTGGCGCATCGCGCTTGATGATTACACAGCGGTTTTAAAAGATTATTGTGCTTCGCTGAATCATGTCGACGGTGAGGTGTTGCGGGATATGATGGTGCGGGACAGACTTTCGACAAACGCAACCGGTCGCCTACCAGCATGCTTGTACAGACGGGATGAAGAGCTTTCTAGAGCGATCAAGCGCCTTGGGGCACACCCAGAAACGGCGCCGAAAAAGGGTGTGCGCCGCGGCATCGCGTTGTTATACGCTGCAAACGCTCTGTGTTGGGCGGATTATATCCCGGAAGAGAAAAACCTCGTCACAGGCCGCTGGGCATTGCACGAAATGCCGCTGGGCGAGATATTGGCGCAGTATACCAAAAAGCGGTAA
- a CDS encoding LysR family transcriptional regulator produces MFVNRNPEYFLTVARERNISRAAEKLFISQPSLSQHIAKLEQMLGTKLFDRSQNPLELTQGGQMYRSYLENSNHLYQKFQSGLDSLQSSRNQTVNLGLGTWRGSILLPQILPRFLQEHPNAQINLHEYPVSELYALLQNGKADFAVMNTSVSGSPEAFVTETINYERILLVLHRENPVAQSFIKMRAAGLPLDLKLLEPMRFISLNRTLTVGRHVSNFLEKNLLVFSDRLNTTNNHTALKLVSADMGFCFLVETGVKDASNYPGLVFFDTRSADLNIPLSFCYKINTYLVPLAQTLMNTIRAYYQDWKASDLIL; encoded by the coding sequence GTGTTTGTCAATCGAAATCCCGAATATTTTCTCACAGTGGCGCGGGAAAGGAATATCTCTCGCGCAGCCGAAAAGCTGTTTATCTCCCAGCCCTCACTGAGTCAGCACATTGCAAAACTAGAACAGATGCTAGGCACCAAATTGTTCGACCGCTCGCAAAATCCGCTGGAATTGACCCAGGGTGGGCAGATGTACCGAAGCTATTTGGAGAACAGCAATCATCTATACCAAAAGTTTCAGTCCGGGCTCGATAGCCTGCAATCCTCGCGCAACCAGACCGTAAACCTCGGGCTGGGAACATGGCGCGGGTCAATTTTGCTGCCGCAAATTCTCCCCCGCTTTCTTCAGGAACATCCGAACGCCCAGATAAATCTTCACGAATATCCGGTCAGTGAGCTTTATGCACTGCTACAAAACGGAAAGGCGGACTTTGCCGTCATGAACACCTCTGTGTCGGGCTCCCCCGAAGCTTTTGTCACCGAAACAATCAACTATGAACGCATATTGCTGGTCTTACACCGCGAGAATCCTGTGGCGCAGTCATTTATTAAGATGCGCGCTGCCGGCTTGCCGCTGGATTTAAAACTGCTTGAGCCCATGCGATTTATTTCGTTAAACCGAACGCTCACTGTGGGCCGCCATGTCAGCAACTTTTTAGAAAAGAATCTGCTCGTCTTTTCTGACCGGCTCAACACCACCAACAATCATACCGCGCTAAAGCTGGTCTCCGCCGACATGGGCTTTTGTTTTTTGGTGGAGACCGGCGTAAAGGATGCCTCCAACTACCCGGGCTTGGTTTTCTTCGATACCCGCTCCGCCGATCTTAATATCCCCTTGTCCTTTTGCTACAAAATAAACACTTATCTGGTGCCGCTTGCGCAGACTCTGATGAATACGATCCGGGCGTACTATCAGGATTGGAAAGCAAGCGACCTAATTCTCTAA
- a CDS encoding AAA family ATPase: MNIKQAKQEITNTLRAYLAKDGQGNYFIPVNRQRPVLLMGPPGIGKTQIMAQIAAETGVGLVSYTITHHTRQSAIGLPFIEKRSFDGKEYAVTEYTMSEILASVYTLMEKTGIREGILFLDEINCVSETLAPMMLQFLQNKTFGNQRLPDGWIIVAAGNPPEYNKSVRDFDVVTLDRVKRIDVKEDFSVWKEYAYRCNLHGAIISYLDIKKENFYRIETSVDGMEFATARGWEDLSELLLVYEQLNLKLDREVVGQYIQLPRIARDFAGYLELYYKYQKTYHVDEIIEGKWHAATESELRAAPFDEKLSVLGLLLARLSESAGQTREQDALTQLLYADLLNFKEYLSAGESAVRILEGVEQRRRQDIARVAEAGQLDKETRRQTQQEIERLNCYRERLIAENIADGGALDAVRAWFQEEVDARKSASETAGKHFDNAFRYLEQTFGDSQELVMFVTEITTGFNTSWYVEHFGCDAYFRHNKELLFDDTRRRIQADIIAAKSE, from the coding sequence ATGAACATTAAGCAAGCAAAACAGGAGATCACCAATACCCTTCGGGCTTATCTGGCGAAGGATGGACAGGGCAATTATTTCATCCCTGTCAACCGCCAGCGCCCCGTGCTGCTGATGGGCCCTCCCGGCATAGGCAAGACCCAGATTATGGCGCAGATCGCTGCCGAGACCGGCGTGGGGCTGGTCTCTTACACCATTACCCACCACACCCGCCAAAGTGCCATCGGCCTACCCTTTATTGAGAAGCGAAGCTTTGATGGCAAAGAATACGCCGTGACCGAGTACACTATGAGCGAGATTCTTGCCTCGGTCTACACGCTCATGGAAAAGACCGGCATTCGCGAGGGCATACTTTTCCTCGATGAAATCAACTGTGTTTCTGAGACGCTGGCGCCCATGATGCTTCAGTTTCTGCAAAACAAGACCTTCGGGAATCAGCGCCTGCCGGATGGCTGGATTATTGTGGCGGCGGGTAATCCGCCGGAGTATAACAAATCGGTGCGGGACTTTGATGTAGTGACCCTCGACCGCGTGAAGCGCATCGATGTCAAAGAAGATTTTTCGGTTTGGAAGGAATACGCCTACCGGTGCAACCTGCACGGTGCCATCATCTCCTATCTGGACATCAAAAAGGAGAACTTTTACCGAATTGAAACCAGCGTGGACGGCATGGAATTTGCCACCGCTCGCGGCTGGGAAGATTTGAGCGAACTGCTTTTGGTCTATGAGCAACTGAACTTAAAATTAGACCGCGAGGTCGTGGGGCAATATATTCAGCTGCCCCGCATCGCCCGCGATTTTGCCGGATATTTAGAGCTTTATTATAAATACCAAAAGACCTATCATGTCGATGAGATTATAGAGGGCAAGTGGCATGCCGCTACGGAATCGGAGTTGCGGGCCGCGCCCTTTGACGAAAAGTTGTCGGTTTTGGGGCTGCTGCTTGCTCGCCTATCGGAGTCGGCCGGGCAGACCCGCGAACAGGATGCGTTGACCCAATTGCTTTATGCCGACCTTTTAAACTTTAAAGAATATTTGTCGGCAGGGGAGTCCGCCGTCAGAATTTTGGAAGGGGTTGAGCAGCGCCGCCGTCAGGACATAGCGCGCGTCGCCGAGGCGGGCCAGCTTGACAAGGAAACCCGCAGGCAGACACAGCAGGAGATTGAGCGCCTAAACTGCTACCGCGAGCGGCTGATAGCGGAAAATATCGCCGACGGTGGTGCGCTGGACGCGGTACGGGCTTGGTTCCAAGAGGAAGTGGATGCCCGGAAAAGCGCCAGTGAAACGGCGGGCAAACATTTTGACAACGCTTTTCGCTATCTAGAGCAGACCTTTGGCGACAGCCAGGAACTGGTGATGTTTGTCACCGAAATTACGACCGGGTTCAACACCTCATGGTATGTGGAACACTTTGGCTGTGACGCTTATTTCCGCCACAACAAAGAGCTGCTATTTGATGATACCCGTCGCCGTATTCAGGCGGATATCATCGCAGCAAAGAGCGAATGA
- a CDS encoding VWA-like domain-containing protein, translating to MAGQKTMAEIGLEILRVAQSELYLNLPYLDLALCALTFVPGDEMTPTLATDGEQLHYNSTYLSERYLRALTGVNRTYLHVVLHCMMRHLAKKRGKDSVLWDLACDIAVESILDALAENYPCLKGVVAPMRRGLYGELRTQMRVLTAEGIYYVLLRRQLPAQELARLRREFFEDDHGLWAPESREQKEQSDRQDKKWGSMSERTQTGLETVMSERSTGGEAVYEQVKVANREGVDYRDFLRRFAVPREVIGVDGDAFDYGFYSYGLRLYGNMPLVEPPETREEKRIQDFVIAVDTSLSTSGALVLQFLAATYSILRSTETFSTKVNIRIIQCDDQVRNDTVIRDLGQLADYMDNFQLAGGSATDFRPVFAYVEQLRATGELPGLRGLIYFTDGMGIYPKKRPPYETAFIMMEAPLIPVEVPPWAIRLSLTESELAQAARPDPLEDEGLIWSESPYL from the coding sequence ATGGCGGGTCAAAAGACGATGGCTGAAATTGGACTAGAGATTTTGCGGGTGGCGCAAAGTGAGCTGTACCTAAACCTGCCTTATCTCGATCTGGCGCTGTGCGCGCTGACATTTGTTCCGGGCGATGAAATGACGCCGACGCTGGCCACCGACGGTGAACAGCTACATTATAACAGCACCTATTTGTCCGAGCGCTATCTGAGGGCACTCACAGGCGTAAATCGGACCTATCTACATGTCGTGCTGCACTGCATGATGCGCCATCTGGCAAAGAAGCGCGGAAAGGACAGCGTGCTGTGGGACTTGGCCTGTGACATCGCTGTCGAGAGTATTCTTGATGCGCTGGCGGAGAATTATCCCTGCCTCAAGGGGGTTGTCGCGCCGATGCGCCGTGGTCTTTATGGCGAGTTGCGAACCCAAATGCGGGTGTTGACGGCAGAAGGCATCTATTACGTGCTGCTGCGCCGCCAACTGCCGGCGCAGGAGCTTGCACGGTTGCGGCGGGAATTTTTTGAGGACGACCACGGGCTGTGGGCGCCTGAAAGCCGTGAGCAAAAGGAACAGAGCGACCGTCAGGATAAAAAATGGGGCAGCATGTCTGAACGTACCCAGACGGGACTTGAGACGGTGATGTCCGAGCGCTCCACCGGCGGCGAAGCGGTCTACGAGCAGGTGAAAGTCGCCAACCGCGAGGGTGTAGATTACCGAGACTTCCTGCGCCGGTTCGCGGTGCCGCGGGAAGTTATTGGGGTGGACGGGGACGCCTTTGACTACGGCTTTTACAGCTATGGGCTGCGGCTTTATGGCAACATGCCGTTGGTCGAACCACCTGAAACGCGGGAGGAAAAGCGCATTCAGGACTTTGTGATCGCAGTGGACACGTCTCTTTCAACCTCGGGTGCGCTGGTGCTGCAGTTTTTAGCCGCCACCTATTCTATTTTGCGCAGCACCGAGACTTTTTCCACCAAGGTGAACATCCGCATCATCCAGTGCGACGATCAGGTGCGCAACGACACCGTCATCCGCGACCTGGGGCAGCTGGCGGACTATATGGACAATTTTCAGCTGGCAGGGGGCAGCGCCACTGACTTTCGCCCCGTTTTTGCTTATGTGGAACAGCTGCGGGCAACCGGAGAGCTGCCGGGGCTGCGTGGGTTGATTTATTTTACCGACGGCATGGGTATCTACCCTAAAAAGCGACCGCCCTATGAGACGGCATTTATTATGATGGAGGCGCCGCTCATCCCGGTGGAGGTGCCGCCATGGGCCATTCGCCTTTCGCTAACAGAATCGGAGTTAGCGCAGGCAGCCCGACCCGACCCGCTGGAGGATGAGGGATTGATCTGGTCGGAGTCGCCGTATTTATAA
- a CDS encoding leucine-rich repeat protein — protein MKTSAGHNNLLITWRPAFGGAELTRVETSDRDVVLPDTVEGLPVTALGPLAFDTSNEERPQGQQLRIICGLGGAEMDNRKLERITLPTTLRRVGDYAFYNCFELREVRFSEETYHWGVSVFMNCQMLSTFFIRAVSERAESVYNFANEFSRELDVAIEYPEGLPARLVFPGYDESYQENISARYFIYGVQGPGYPYRSIFKDRALILKDYDRLWPALLASEHDPDCALRMAWYRMRFPRDLAPEAKEGYLEFLRCNVGVVITWLLGQRDMRGLAWFLPQSDADRNTLTQACDAARKLGAAEGLALLLEEQHRRFSTGANKTFEL, from the coding sequence GTGAAGACTTCGGCGGGGCACAACAATCTGCTGATAACCTGGCGGCCAGCTTTTGGCGGTGCGGAACTGACACGGGTCGAGACCTCCGACAGAGATGTCGTGTTGCCCGATACGGTGGAGGGGTTGCCAGTGACCGCGCTCGGACCCCTTGCCTTTGATACTTCAAATGAAGAGCGGCCCCAAGGCCAACAGCTACGTATCATCTGTGGGTTGGGCGGGGCGGAGATGGACAACCGAAAGCTGGAGCGCATTACCCTTCCGACAACGCTGCGTCGGGTGGGTGACTATGCTTTTTACAATTGTTTTGAATTGCGTGAGGTGCGCTTTTCTGAAGAAACCTATCACTGGGGCGTCAGCGTCTTTATGAACTGCCAGATGCTTAGCACTTTTTTTATTCGAGCGGTGTCTGAGAGGGCGGAAAGTGTTTATAATTTTGCGAATGAATTTTCCCGCGAGCTGGATGTCGCGATTGAATATCCAGAGGGTTTGCCGGCTCGTTTGGTTTTCCCAGGCTATGATGAGTCTTATCAGGAGAATATCTCGGCACGCTATTTTATATATGGGGTTCAAGGGCCCGGATATCCCTATCGCAGCATATTTAAAGACCGTGCGCTAATCTTAAAGGATTATGACCGACTGTGGCCGGCTCTTTTGGCGTCGGAACATGACCCGGACTGCGCATTGCGCATGGCCTGGTACCGGATGCGTTTTCCGCGTGATCTGGCACCGGAGGCCAAGGAAGGGTATCTTGAATTTTTGCGCTGTAATGTGGGCGTGGTAATTACGTGGCTGTTGGGTCAGCGCGATATGCGCGGGCTTGCGTGGTTTTTGCCACAGTCTGACGCTGACCGCAACACGCTGACACAGGCCTGTGATGCGGCCCGGAAATTGGGCGCAGCCGAGGGGTTGGCGCTTTTGCTGGAAGAACAGCACCGGCGTTTTTCTACCGGAGCGAATAAGACCTTTGAGCTATAA